From Paenibacillus sp. PK3_47, the proteins below share one genomic window:
- a CDS encoding prolyl oligopeptidase family serine peptidase, translating to MKKKFKKWGLVILSIVLLLGGAGGYILWQNDFDMSLRPVVIESPQGKLAGTLALPDSYSGKLGLVLFIHGDGPVDSTHNDGYKPLWEKLASAGYASLSLNKRGIGGSEGNWLHQSMDDRVTEARQALAWAGKQPMIDRDNIGVWGASQAGWVIPKLAGVEPLAFSILVSPAINWLSQGEYHTRKQMEQDGHTQEEIAKQAAYEDGIKDLLKAGASYEEYVQAAGGSGKVMDKDRWLFVSKNFASDAAGDLKNFNSPVLLLLGDHDVNVDVNETEKVYREGVRPPELLRVKIFPDTEHSMLATATAESPVRALLISLFAPRDITVKGYMEEIVNFLSH from the coding sequence ATGAAAAAGAAGTTCAAGAAGTGGGGACTGGTGATTCTCAGCATTGTGCTGCTTCTTGGCGGGGCCGGAGGATACATCCTGTGGCAAAATGATTTTGACATGAGCCTCCGCCCCGTCGTCATCGAGTCGCCGCAAGGCAAACTGGCAGGCACATTGGCGCTGCCGGACAGCTATAGCGGAAAACTGGGACTGGTGCTGTTCATACATGGGGACGGACCCGTTGACTCTACTCATAATGACGGATATAAGCCTTTGTGGGAGAAGCTTGCGTCTGCTGGTTACGCCTCTCTGTCCCTCAACAAACGCGGAATCGGCGGCTCGGAGGGGAACTGGCTCCACCAGAGCATGGACGACCGGGTGACGGAGGCGCGGCAGGCCTTGGCATGGGCGGGAAAACAGCCGATGATCGACAGAGACAACATAGGGGTATGGGGAGCCAGCCAAGCCGGATGGGTGATCCCGAAGCTGGCTGGTGTGGAGCCGCTGGCGTTCAGTATTCTCGTGTCTCCCGCTATTAACTGGTTATCCCAGGGAGAATATCATACACGGAAGCAGATGGAGCAGGACGGCCATACACAGGAAGAGATCGCGAAGCAAGCAGCTTACGAGGATGGGATCAAGGACCTGCTGAAAGCAGGGGCCTCTTATGAGGAATATGTACAGGCTGCAGGCGGTAGCGGTAAGGTTATGGATAAGGACCGCTGGCTTTTTGTCAGTAAAAATTTTGCCTCAGACGCAGCGGGTGACCTGAAGAACTTCAATTCCCCGGTACTTCTGCTGCTCGGCGATCATGATGTGAATGTGGATGTCAATGAGACAGAGAAGGTATACCGTGAAGGAGTACGTCCCCCGGAACTGCTGCGGGTTAAAATTTTCCCGGACACAGAGCATTCCATGCTCGCCACAGCTACGGCGGAATCACCGGTGCGTGCGCTGCTGATCAGCCTGTTCGCTCCAAGGGATATAACGGTAAAAGGATATATGGAGGAGATCGTAAACTTTTTGAGTCATTAA
- a CDS encoding GNAT family N-acetyltransferase: MGDPMVIEAMKPAYEVPVSRLLTQGFAGKLMPGPRMDESQAASIMHKLLRLDSEAGNIERVVVTINGSIAGSMAVQWQLSPAAEQETQRLLKVWQELHGIGLGTRLEIAVRLLLLSHMPAKHEGYIADISVDSRYRGRGVGGYMLEWARCEAAKKPDIRYLSLHVSGSNDGARRLYERFGFRTSEAKRSVLMSVLFGEQEWRYMIYMKGK; encoded by the coding sequence GTGGGAGACCCAATGGTTATCGAAGCGATGAAGCCGGCTTATGAGGTTCCAGTCAGCAGGCTGCTGACCCAAGGTTTCGCAGGCAAGCTGATGCCTGGGCCCCGGATGGACGAAAGCCAAGCTGCTTCCATAATGCACAAGCTTCTTCGATTGGATTCAGAAGCCGGTAACATTGAGCGGGTTGTCGTTACGATAAACGGGAGCATCGCAGGCAGCATGGCTGTGCAGTGGCAGCTGTCCCCCGCCGCTGAACAGGAAACGCAGCGATTATTAAAAGTCTGGCAGGAGCTGCACGGCATCGGGCTGGGGACAAGGCTGGAGATAGCGGTACGGCTGCTTCTGCTCAGTCACATGCCTGCAAAGCATGAGGGCTATATTGCGGACATATCGGTCGATTCCCGGTACCGGGGAAGAGGAGTCGGCGGTTACATGCTGGAGTGGGCGCGATGTGAAGCGGCAAAGAAGCCGGACATCCGGTATTTAAGCTTGCATGTCTCAGGCAGTAACGACGGGGCGCGGCGGCTGTATGAACGGTTTGGCTTCCGGACATCGGAGGCGAAGCGCAGCGTCCTGATGAGTGTTCTTTTCGGTGAGCAGGAGTGGAGATACATGATTTACATGAAAGGAAAATGA
- a CDS encoding MerR family transcriptional regulator translates to MKQEITISELAALMQVSTHQIRYFEEKGVLPPAYADDNGYRMYGIDEVYQLSHILLLRKLGLSVQAIREWMEKGTEEGMQHLLQQSVSTVEQEIERLQQLSGFMTKVLEEYDNFGRRTNEYMVTNREALPLSCWIETGPDTALSARMLVQQDSTLARLHESDLHYVYTDTGSLQICVQSGDTLPDLVLPQGEYLTCRFTIGNEEELDRHLERFLSYADEHSIPLGGPLVLAEKSYLSLFTRELLHYELSAPISGMTHVQHRTAEEVEQWETQWLSKR, encoded by the coding sequence GTGAAACAAGAAATTACCATCAGCGAGCTGGCCGCGCTCATGCAGGTGTCCACGCACCAGATCCGGTATTTTGAGGAAAAGGGTGTGCTGCCTCCGGCTTATGCGGATGACAACGGCTACCGCATGTACGGCATCGATGAAGTCTACCAGCTCTCCCACATTCTGCTGCTGCGCAAGCTGGGGTTGTCTGTCCAAGCCATCCGCGAGTGGATGGAGAAGGGGACGGAAGAAGGGATGCAGCACCTGCTGCAGCAATCGGTGTCCACTGTGGAGCAGGAGATTGAGCGGCTGCAGCAGCTCAGCGGTTTTATGACGAAGGTGCTTGAAGAATACGACAATTTTGGACGGAGAACGAACGAGTACATGGTCACCAACAGAGAAGCCCTTCCGCTTAGCTGCTGGATTGAAACCGGTCCCGATACAGCGCTGAGTGCACGCATGCTGGTTCAACAGGACAGTACACTGGCCCGCCTTCATGAAAGTGATCTGCACTATGTGTATACAGACACGGGAAGCTTGCAGATCTGCGTCCAGTCTGGCGATACACTTCCGGATTTGGTGCTGCCGCAGGGTGAGTATTTAACATGCCGGTTTACTATTGGGAACGAAGAAGAGCTTGACCGGCATTTAGAGCGGTTTCTGTCATATGCAGATGAACATTCTATTCCGCTCGGTGGGCCGCTTGTTTTGGCGGAAAAGTCTTACCTGTCCCTGTTTACCCGCGAGCTCCTGCATTATGAGCTGTCCGCTCCAATCAGCGGCATGACTCACGTACAACACCGGACAGCAGAGGAGGTTGAGCAGTGGGAGACCCAATGGTTATCGAAGCGATGA
- a CDS encoding ABC transporter permease yields the protein MSLNYIILRNLKKNIKNYYLYVFALIFSVALYFSFVTLQFDPAMDEVAGSVKGGAAIGTSSILLVAIVAIFLLYANTIFIKRRSREIGLFQLIGLTKGKIFRLLSAENLILYFGSMALGIGAGFAVSRLILMILFKILQVEEMAKLRFSTDALVRTVVVFAAIYVLIMLMNYTFIKGQSILSLFKVNSTAQERIKKMSVWEIILGLLGLGFVGAGYYTSTQLFSGKFTAMNELMIAMVLILGLVIVGTYLFYKGSVSFVFNAVRKSKKGYLSINEVLSLSSIMFRMKSNALLLTIITTVSALAIGLLSLSYISYYSAEATAKESSPNDFGYAELEAKEKFVQALDAKGIRYKEIKIQPVKMEVDAAQIMDTAIFKDPEDQLLSTSVISERDVEGMDLKPGETRIIGYSSALKNFVSLKETGELGFKTTEGVTKLQLTGVSDESVLPYYYSGGAGIFVVDDTVFQEFLQLIDPALQKSEKLAAYYGIDLADRSQIQEANQIYNDNEPRSPSFSQYQYELNQRNNMGLIMFIVGFLGLTFLITSGCILYFKQMDEGEEEKAGYTILRKLGFTQGDLLRGIQFKQLFNFGIPLVVGLCHSYFAVKSGWFFFGTEMLTPMIIVMLLYTVLYSIFGFLSVLYYKRVIRESL from the coding sequence ATGAGCCTGAATTACATCATTCTGCGCAATCTCAAAAAGAACATTAAAAACTACTATCTGTATGTATTTGCACTGATCTTCAGTGTGGCACTGTATTTCTCCTTTGTGACCCTGCAGTTTGACCCGGCGATGGATGAGGTTGCGGGTTCTGTCAAAGGCGGAGCGGCCATAGGTACATCTTCTATTCTGCTGGTAGCGATTGTGGCTATCTTCCTGCTGTATGCCAACACGATCTTCATCAAGCGGCGCAGCCGGGAGATTGGATTGTTCCAGCTGATCGGGCTGACCAAGGGCAAAATTTTCAGGCTGCTGAGCGCGGAGAATCTGATCCTGTATTTCGGGTCCATGGCTCTAGGCATCGGCGCCGGGTTCGCGGTATCGCGTCTCATTCTGATGATCCTGTTCAAAATCCTGCAGGTCGAGGAAATGGCCAAGCTGCGCTTCTCCACGGATGCCCTGGTGCGTACGGTTGTGGTGTTTGCCGCGATCTATGTGCTGATCATGCTGATGAACTACACTTTTATAAAAGGCCAAAGCATTCTTTCCTTATTCAAAGTGAATTCAACTGCCCAGGAGCGGATCAAAAAAATGTCCGTCTGGGAAATCATTCTCGGTCTTCTGGGGCTAGGGTTTGTCGGGGCAGGTTATTACACTTCTACCCAGCTGTTCAGCGGCAAATTTACGGCGATGAATGAGCTGATGATTGCGATGGTGCTTATTCTGGGTCTGGTTATTGTGGGGACGTATCTTTTTTATAAAGGCTCTGTCAGCTTTGTGTTCAATGCGGTCCGCAAGAGTAAAAAGGGATATCTGTCGATCAATGAGGTGCTGTCCCTTTCGTCAATCATGTTCCGGATGAAATCGAACGCGCTGCTGCTGACGATTATTACTACAGTGTCGGCGCTGGCGATCGGCCTGCTGTCCCTGAGCTATATCTCCTATTATTCGGCAGAAGCGACGGCTAAAGAAAGCTCCCCGAATGACTTCGGGTATGCCGAGCTGGAAGCCAAAGAGAAGTTTGTCCAGGCGCTGGATGCCAAGGGAATCCGCTATAAGGAGATTAAAATTCAGCCTGTAAAGATGGAAGTGGATGCAGCGCAAATTATGGACACTGCAATCTTCAAGGATCCTGAGGACCAATTGCTGTCCACCTCGGTGATCAGTGAGAGAGATGTAGAAGGCATGGATCTCAAACCGGGCGAAACCCGGATCATAGGCTACAGCAGTGCACTAAAAAACTTTGTGTCTCTGAAGGAGACCGGTGAACTAGGTTTCAAGACTACGGAAGGCGTAACTAAACTGCAGCTTACAGGTGTTTCAGATGAATCCGTATTGCCCTATTATTACAGCGGGGGCGCAGGAATTTTTGTCGTAGATGATACTGTATTCCAGGAATTCCTCCAGCTGATTGATCCGGCCCTGCAAAAGAGCGAAAAATTGGCCGCGTATTACGGCATCGACCTGGCTGACCGTTCACAAATACAAGAAGCCAATCAAATTTACAACGATAATGAACCGAGATCGCCAAGCTTTTCCCAGTATCAATATGAATTGAACCAGCGCAACAACATGGGATTGATTATGTTCATCGTCGGGTTCCTGGGATTGACCTTCCTCATTACCTCCGGCTGTATTCTGTACTTTAAGCAGATGGATGAAGGGGAAGAGGAGAAAGCAGGGTACACAATTTTGCGGAAGCTGGGCTTCACGCAAGGTGACCTGCTGCGCGGCATCCAGTTCAAGCAGCTGTTCAACTTCGGCATTCCGCTGGTCGTCGGCTTGTGCCACAGCTATTTTGCCGTCAAATCGGGCTGGTTCTTCTTCGGTACGGAGATGCTGACCCCGATGATCATCGTCATGCTGCTGTATACCGTGCTGTACTCGATCTTCGGCTTCCTGTCTGTGCTGTATTATAAGAGGGTGATCCGGGAGTCGTTGTAG
- a CDS encoding ABC transporter ATP-binding protein, protein MVILQANKIYKTYGNKFNKQEVLKGIDLQVNKGEFVGIMGASGSGKTTLLNVLSSIDRVSQGTIEIEGKEFTGMKEKQLAEFRKHHLGFIFQEYNLLDTLTVKENVLLPLSITGISKKDAHQKFDQVSKELGIHELKDKYPAEISGGQKQRTSAARAFVHDPSIIFADEPTGALDSKSASDLLNKLSDMNSKRQATIVMVTHDPVAASYCSRVVFIRDGQIYTQLNKGDESRQSFFNDIIKTQGVLGGVQQ, encoded by the coding sequence ATGGTGATTTTACAGGCAAATAAAATTTACAAGACATATGGCAACAAATTCAATAAGCAGGAGGTTCTGAAGGGGATTGACCTGCAGGTGAACAAAGGCGAGTTCGTCGGCATCATGGGCGCGTCGGGATCAGGCAAAACAACGCTCTTGAATGTGCTGTCCTCCATCGACCGGGTCAGCCAGGGCACGATTGAAATTGAAGGCAAAGAATTTACCGGGATGAAGGAGAAGCAGCTGGCTGAATTCCGCAAGCATCACTTGGGCTTTATTTTTCAGGAATACAATCTGCTCGACACGCTGACTGTCAAAGAGAATGTGCTGCTGCCGCTGTCCATCACCGGCATTTCCAAGAAAGATGCCCACCAGAAGTTCGATCAGGTATCGAAGGAGCTGGGTATCCATGAGCTGAAGGATAAGTACCCGGCGGAAATATCGGGCGGTCAGAAGCAGCGGACCTCGGCGGCGCGGGCGTTTGTGCATGATCCGAGTATTATTTTTGCCGATGAGCCTACAGGGGCGCTGGATTCCAAGTCCGCATCTGATCTGCTGAACAAACTGTCTGACATGAACAGCAAGCGTCAGGCGACCATTGTTATGGTTACCCACGATCCTGTGGCAGCCAGCTACTGCAGCCGGGTAGTGTTCATCCGTGACGGACAAATTTATACCCAGCTGAACAAAGGTGACGAATCGCGCCAGTCGTTCTTTAATGACATCATCAAAACCCAGGGCGTATTGGGCGGTGTTCAGCAATGA
- a CDS encoding sensor histidine kinase — MIKKYIQERGSWLLLLAGIQLVILFVAYVDASIPFLPILYIVLLNVLVCTLFVFLRYQRETRFYRTIESWDEVYDLEMFREAGSPFENIVQEAVTSQTERYRKESSVNYHLLEQEKDDLLAWIHEVKTPLTAMQLMIERLPDETLQSQLMFEWLRIHHLLDQQLHQKRIPFMRNDLFIENTALEPVLNREIRALKSWCISKGIGFDVSLEVEEVLTDGKWLGFMLRQLLTNAVKYSEASDITVMSHEADGHAVLVIEDQGKGIEPKDLPRIFDKGFTSVLGRQEGAATGMGLYLTKQVAEPLLIRIEVDSAPGAGAKFILVFPKENDFVSISGT, encoded by the coding sequence ATGATCAAGAAATACATACAGGAAAGAGGCAGCTGGCTGCTCCTGCTGGCCGGGATTCAGCTGGTTATTCTGTTCGTGGCGTACGTAGATGCCTCCATTCCGTTTCTGCCGATTCTGTACATCGTGCTGCTGAACGTGCTGGTCTGCACACTGTTTGTTTTTTTGAGATACCAAAGAGAGACCCGGTTCTACAGGACAATAGAATCCTGGGATGAGGTGTATGATCTGGAAATGTTCAGGGAGGCGGGCAGTCCATTTGAGAACATTGTACAGGAGGCTGTAACTTCACAGACGGAACGTTACCGGAAGGAATCTTCGGTGAATTACCATCTGCTGGAGCAGGAGAAGGATGATCTGCTGGCCTGGATCCATGAGGTCAAAACACCGCTCACCGCCATGCAGCTGATGATCGAACGGCTCCCGGATGAAACGCTGCAAAGCCAGTTGATGTTCGAGTGGCTGCGGATTCATCATCTGCTGGACCAGCAGCTGCACCAGAAACGGATTCCGTTCATGCGCAATGACCTGTTCATCGAGAACACCGCGCTGGAGCCGGTTCTGAACCGGGAGATCCGGGCACTTAAATCCTGGTGTATTTCCAAAGGCATCGGGTTTGACGTATCGCTGGAGGTAGAGGAAGTGCTGACTGACGGCAAGTGGCTCGGGTTTATGCTCCGCCAGCTGCTCACGAATGCCGTGAAATACAGTGAGGCATCGGATATCACGGTGATGAGCCATGAAGCGGACGGACATGCTGTGCTCGTTATTGAAGACCAGGGAAAGGGCATTGAGCCCAAGGATTTGCCGCGGATTTTTGATAAAGGGTTCACGTCTGTCCTCGGGCGCCAGGAAGGGGCCGCTACCGGCATGGGACTATATTTGACCAAGCAGGTGGCAGAGCCGCTGTTGATCCGGATTGAGGTGGACTCGGCTCCGGGAGCTGGTGCGAAATTTATTCTCGTTTTTCCGAAAGAGAATGATTTTGTGAGTATTTCAGGCACATAA